One window of the Aquila chrysaetos chrysaetos chromosome 8, bAquChr1.4, whole genome shotgun sequence genome contains the following:
- the LOC115344713 gene encoding retinol dehydrogenase 8-like, with amino-acid sequence MAPKTVLITGCSSGIGLALAVRLARDKQRRFRVIATMRNVGRSGALAAAAGPALGRTLEIKQLDVCDEGSIRACLDSIPGRHIDVLVSNAGVGMVGPLECQSLAAMQSLMDTNFFGLVRMVKEVLPDMKRRRGGHIVVISSIMGLQGIVFNDIYAASKFAVEGFCESLVVQALRFNVAISLVEPGPVTTEFEAKLYEEAERTDYSRTDPETADIFTNLYLRNSKDVFASLGQTPEDIAEHTLRVIEAARPPFRHQTNVAYTPMAALKHADPSGALMTDAFYKLVFKYDAVLRLSLRAIRLLRWKAQKVKEGARLLGFK; translated from the exons ATGGCTCCCAAGACGGTGCTGATCACCGGCTGCTCCTCCGGCATCGGGCTGGCGCTGGCTGTCCGGCTGGCGCGGGACAAGCAACGCCGCTTCCGAG TCATCGCCACCATGAGGAACGTGGGCAGGAGCGgggcgctggcggcggcggcggggccggcgctgGGCCGGACGCTGGAGATCAAGCAGCTGGATGTCTGCGACGAGGGTTCCATCCGCGCCTGCCTCGACAGCATCCCCGGGCGCCACATCGACGTCCTGG TCAGCAACGCCGGGGTGGGCATGGTGGGACCCCTGGAGTGCCAGAGCCTGGCGGCCATGCAGAGCCTCATGGACACCAACTTCTTCGGCCTCGTCCGCATGGTCAAGGAGGTGCTGCCCGACATGAAGCGACGCCGCGGGGGCCACATCGTGGTCATCAGCAGCATCATGGGCCTGCAGG GCATCGTCTTCAACGACATCTACGCCGCCTCCAAATTCGCGGTGGAGGGTTTCTGCGAGAGCCTGGTGGTGCAGGCGCTGCGCTTCAACGTGGC GATCAGCCTGGTGGAGCCAGGGCCAGTGACAACGGAGTTCGAGGCAAAGCTGTACGAGGAAGCTGAACGCACCGACTACTCGCGGACTGACCCCGAGACGGCCGACATCTTCACCAACCTCTACCTGAGGAACTCCAAGGACGTCTTCGCCAGCCTGGGCCAGACCCCCGAGGACATCGCAGAG CACACGCTGCGGGTGATCGAGGCGGCCCGGCCGCCCTTCCGGCACCAAACCAACGTGGCGTACACGCCGATGGCCGCGCTGAAGCACGCCGACCCCAGCGGCGCCCTCATGACCGACGCTTTCTACAAGCTGGTGTTCAAGTACGACGCGGTGCTGCGGCTCAGCCTCCGTGCCATCCGCCTGCTCCGCTGGAAAGCCCAGAAGGTGAAGGAGGGCGCCCGGCTGTTGGGCTTCAAATAG
- the GRB7 gene encoding LOW QUALITY PROTEIN: growth factor receptor-bound protein 7 (The sequence of the model RefSeq protein was modified relative to this genomic sequence to represent the inferred CDS: deleted 1 base in 1 codon) — MDGGAQQSSLREPPGPGNAEQEGVPGERDGGEGPPEVKRSQPLFIHGSSRQLPEEEPRASSLPSIPNPFPELCSPSNSPILSSPALGQGPPREGVSHVVKVFGEDGACRSLEASAGTTARQLCETLVRRTRALQDHSWALVEQHQHLALERCLEDHESVVEVQSSWPPGADSRFVFRKNFAKYELFKSNAQSLFPEVMVSSCLEANKSMAHSELIQNFLNSGSCPEVQGFLQLREAGRKVWKRFYFSLRRSGLYYSTKGTSKDPRHLQYFADLTESNIYYVTQGKKHYGTPTEFGFCIKPYKVRSGVKGLKLLCSEDEQSRSCWMAAFRLFKYGMQLYRNYQQAQARLNQPPWIGPTPLRSVSDNALVAMDFSGCTGRVIENPSEVLTVALEEAQAWRKKTTHRYSLPAACQSSPLSAAIHRTQPWFHGRISREDTQQLIGRQGLVDGVFLVRESQRNPKGFVLSLCHLQRVKHYLILPSEEEGRLYFTMDDGQTRFADLIQLVEFHQINRGILPCKLRHYCTCVAL, encoded by the exons ATGGACGGGGGggctcagcagagcagcctCCGGGAGCCCCCTGGGCCAGGCAACGCGGAGCAGGAGGGGGTCCCCGGCGAGCGGGACGGGGGCGAGGGGCCCCCCGAGGTCAAGCGCTCCCAGCCCCTCTTCATCCACGGCAGCag CCGGCAGCTGCCGGAGGAGGAGCCGCGCGCCTCGTCGCTGCCCAGCATCCCCAACCCCTTCCCCGagctctgcagcccctccaACTCGCCCATCCTCAGCAGCCCggccctggggcaggga cccccccgcGAAGGCGTCTCCCAT GTGGTGAAGGTGTTCGGCGAGGACGGCGCGTGCCGCTCGCTGGAGGCGTCGGCGGGGACCACGGCGCGGCAGCTCTGCGAGACGCTGGTGCGGAGGACGCGGGCGCTGCAGGACCACAGCTGGGCCCTGGTCGAGCAACACCAGCACCTGGCCCTGG aGCGGTGCCTGGAGGACCACGAGTCGGTGGTGGAGGTGCAGAGCTCCTGGCCCCCGGGCGCCGACAGCCGCTTCGTCTTCCGCAAGAACTTCGCCAAGTACGAGCTCTTCAAGAGCAACGCG cAGTCCCTCTTCCCCGAGGTGATGGTGTCCAGCTGCCTGGAGGCGAATAAGAGCATGGCACACTCCGAGCTCATCCAG AACTTCCTCAACTCCGGGAGCTGCCCGGAGGTCCAGGGCTTCCTGCAGCTGCGGGAAGCCGGGCGCAAGGTCTGGAAGCGTTTCTACTTCTCCCTGCGCCGCTCGGGGCTCTACTACTCCACCAAGGGCACCTCCAAG gaccCCCGGCACCTCCAGTACTTCGCTGACCTCACCGAGTCCAACATCTACTACGTGACGCAGGGCAAGAAGCACTACGGGACGCCCACCGAGTTCGGCTTCTGCATCAAG CCCTACAAGGTGCGGAGCGGCGTGAAGGGCctgaagctgctctgcagcGAGGACGAGCAGAGCCGGAGCTGCTGGATGGCGGCTTTCCGCCTCTTCAAG TACGGCATGCAGCTCTACCGCAACTACCAGCAAGCGCAGGCACGGCTGAACCAGCCCCCCTGGATCGGCCCCACACCCCTG CGAAGCGTCTCGGACAACGCGCTGGTGGCCATGGACTTCTCGGGGTGCACGGGCCGGGTGATCGAGAACCCCAGTGAGGTGCTGACGGTGGCCCTGGAGGAGGCGCAGGCCTGGAGG AAGAAGACAACGCACCGGTACAGCCTGCCGGCAGCCTGCCAGAGCTCCCCGCTCAGCGCCG CCATCCACCGCACCCAGCCCTGGTTCCATGGGCGCATCTCCCGGGAGGACACCCAGCAGCTCATCGGCCGTCAGGGCTTGGTGGACGG CGTCTTCCTAGTGCGGGAGAGCCAGCGCAACCCCAAGGGCTTCGTCCTGTCCCTGTGCCACCTGCAGAGAGTCAAACACTATCTCATCCTGCCG aGCGAGGAGGAGGGACGGCTCTACTTCACCATGGACGATGGGCAGACCCGCTTCGCCGACCTCATCCAGCTCGTGGAGTTTCACCAGATCAACCGCGGCATCCTGCCCTGCAAGCTGCGGCACTACTGCACCTGCGTGGCCCTCTGA
- the MIEN1 gene encoding migration and invasion enhancer 1 translates to MSGGAEEAAVAAAAGAEVEAERRVRIVVEYCEPCGFEPTYQELASAVKEEYPDIEIESRLGGTGAFEIEINGQLVFSKLENGGFPYEKDLIEAIRRARNGEPLEKITNSRPPCVIL, encoded by the exons ATGAGCGGCGGGGCCGAggaggcggcggtggcggcggcggccggggctgAGGTTGAGGCCGAGCGGCGGGTCCGCATCGTGGTGGAGTATTG CGAGCCCTGCGGCTTCGAGCCCACGTACCAGGAGCTGGCGAGCGCCGTGAAGGAGGAGTACCCCGACATCGAGATCGAGtccaggctggggggcacag GTGCCTTTGAGATAGAGATCAACGGGCAGCTGGTCTTTTCTAAGCTGGAGAACGGAGGTTTTCCCTACGAGAAGGAC CTGATCGAAGCGATTCGCAGAGCGAGGAATGGGGAACCGCTGGAGAAAATCACCAACAGCCGCCCCCCCTGCGTCATCCTGTAG